The Blastocatellia bacterium genome includes a window with the following:
- a CDS encoding ABC transporter permease, which produces MDTLWQDIRYGIRTLMKNPGFTAIAVLTLALGLGANTAIFSLTDQILLRRLPVERPEELVVLRSPGSKSGHVWSDGDGSASFSYPQYKALRDKNNVFAGLLARFAVPLSVAGDGQTERANGELVTGNYFAVLGVRPALGRLLTDDDDRAPGAGPVAVLSYGYWTRRFGASPDVLNKTLTINGAVMTVVGVAQSGFNGVQVGQLPDVFIPMTMKAQMTPGWDALNDPKDYWLAILGRLQPGLSGAQAAAAVAPIYRQILEEELPLQGKMSAEQQQRFLDKPLVLDAGARGRPILQHGTTEPLSVLMGMVGLVLLIACANVANLLMARGAARQREIAIRMAVGAGRFRLVRQFLVESLLLSFIGGGVGLLVAAWTISGLIAALPQGFGAEGLSSQLDPRLLAFNFALALLTGIIFGLMPAFKATRLNLEGTLREQGSSVSGSLGQVRFRKGLVVSQIVLTTVLLVGAGLFARSLSNLSRLDLGLRADQLIEFSIEPQLNGYSPQQTITFFDQLHQRLAALPGVESVSAAEIPVFADSSAGSNVTVEGYQGQDAENLHVDHNSIGPNYFSTMGIPLIKGREISQADTANSPKVAVINESFVRKYFGEHEAVGAHFAFGSGNKVIPDIEIVGVVKNSKSSSVREEEKPFVYLPYTQRKPFGSYTFYVRTRQDVGTVATTLRGEVERLDANLPIFGLMTVSRQIDESLFIDRFLTMLSLGFALLAALLAMVGLYGVMAYTVTRRTREIGIRMALGATRGNVSWLILREVVILAAIGLIAGLPAAYALGRLTESLLFSVKASDPIVFISAGLLLSAATLVGGYLPARKAAGIDPLKALRYE; this is translated from the coding sequence ATGGATACACTGTGGCAAGACATACGCTATGGCATTCGGACGTTGATGAAGAATCCCGGCTTCACGGCCATCGCCGTGCTGACGCTGGCGCTCGGGCTGGGAGCCAACACGGCGATCTTCTCGCTGACCGATCAGATTCTCTTGCGCCGGTTGCCGGTTGAACGGCCCGAAGAGCTGGTGGTGCTGCGCTCACCCGGCTCGAAATCGGGGCACGTATGGAGCGACGGCGACGGCTCAGCTTCGTTCTCTTATCCGCAATACAAAGCGTTGCGCGATAAGAACAACGTTTTCGCAGGGCTGCTGGCGCGCTTTGCCGTGCCGCTCAGCGTCGCCGGCGACGGGCAGACCGAGCGCGCCAACGGCGAGCTGGTGACGGGTAATTATTTCGCCGTGCTCGGCGTGCGCCCGGCGCTTGGTCGTCTCTTGACGGACGATGACGACCGCGCGCCCGGCGCTGGCCCCGTCGCCGTCCTCAGTTACGGCTACTGGACGCGACGCTTTGGCGCTAGCCCCGACGTGCTGAACAAGACGCTGACGATCAACGGCGCGGTGATGACCGTTGTAGGCGTCGCACAGTCAGGCTTCAATGGCGTGCAGGTGGGACAACTCCCCGATGTCTTCATCCCCATGACGATGAAGGCGCAGATGACGCCGGGGTGGGACGCGCTGAACGATCCTAAGGATTACTGGCTGGCTATTCTCGGCAGGTTGCAGCCCGGTCTATCGGGCGCGCAGGCCGCAGCCGCCGTCGCTCCCATCTACCGGCAGATTCTCGAAGAGGAGCTGCCCTTGCAGGGCAAGATGTCGGCAGAACAGCAGCAGCGCTTTCTGGATAAGCCGCTGGTGTTGGACGCCGGAGCGCGCGGCAGGCCGATTCTTCAGCACGGCACCACAGAGCCTTTGAGCGTGTTGATGGGCATGGTTGGGCTGGTGCTGCTGATTGCCTGCGCCAATGTCGCCAATCTGCTGATGGCGCGCGGCGCGGCGCGGCAGCGCGAGATTGCCATTCGCATGGCGGTCGGCGCGGGGCGCTTTCGCCTGGTGCGGCAATTTCTGGTCGAGAGCCTGCTGCTCTCTTTTATTGGCGGCGGCGTCGGCCTACTGGTCGCCGCCTGGACGATCAGCGGTCTGATCGCCGCCCTCCCGCAGGGCTTCGGTGCGGAGGGACTGTCATCGCAACTCGATCCCCGATTGCTGGCTTTCAACTTCGCGCTGGCGCTGCTTACGGGCATCATCTTCGGCCTGATGCCGGCGTTCAAGGCAACGCGCCTGAACCTGGAAGGCACATTGCGCGAGCAAGGGTCGAGCGTGTCGGGCAGCCTCGGACAGGTGCGCTTCCGCAAAGGGCTGGTGGTTTCGCAGATCGTTCTGACGACCGTGCTGCTGGTCGGTGCCGGCCTGTTCGCGCGCAGCCTGAGTAACCTGAGCCGCCTCGATCTCGGCCTGCGCGCCGACCAGTTGATCGAGTTTTCAATCGAGCCGCAACTGAATGGCTACTCGCCGCAGCAAACCATCACCTTCTTCGACCAGTTGCATCAACGGCTGGCGGCGCTGCCGGGGGTCGAGTCGGTGAGCGCAGCCGAGATTCCCGTCTTCGCCGACAGCAGCGCCGGCTCGAACGTCACCGTCGAAGGCTATCAGGGGCAGGACGCCGAAAACTTGCACGTCGACCACAATTCGATTGGCCCGAACTACTTCTCGACGATGGGCATCCCGCTGATTAAGGGGCGCGAGATCAGTCAGGCCGACACCGCCAACAGCCCGAAGGTGGCGGTCATCAATGAGAGCTTCGTGCGCAAATACTTCGGCGAACACGAAGCGGTCGGCGCGCACTTCGCTTTCGGCTCCGGCAACAAAGTGATACCCGACATCGAGATCGTCGGCGTCGTCAAAAACAGCAAATCCTCCAGTGTCCGCGAAGAAGAGAAACCATTCGTCTATCTTCCCTATACCCAGAGGAAGCCGTTCGGCAGTTACACCTTTTACGTCCGCACCCGACAGGATGTCGGCACCGTGGCGACAACCTTGCGCGGCGAAGTCGAGCGCCTGGACGCGAACCTGCCGATCTTCGGTCTGATGACCGTCAGCCGGCAGATTGACGAATCGTTATTCATTGACCGCTTCCTGACCATGCTGTCGCTGGGCTTTGCGCTGCTGGCGGCGCTGCTGGCGATGGTCGGGCTGTATGGCGTGATGGCTTATACGGTGACGCGGCGAACCCGCGAGATCGGCATTCGCATGGCATTGGGCGCGACGCGCGGCAATGTCTCGTGGTTGATCTTGCGCGAGGTCGTGATCCTGGCAGCCATCGGGTTGATTGCCGGCTTGCCCGCCGCTTACGCGCTGGGCCGATTGACGGAATCGCTGTTGTTCAGCGTCAAGGCGAGCGATCCCATCGTCTTTATCAGCGCCGGGCTGTTGTTGAGCGCGGCAACGCTCGTAGGCGGCTACCTGCCGGCCCGCAAAGCCGCCGGCATCGATCCGCTGAAGGCATTGCGATATGAGTAG
- a CDS encoding ABC transporter permease translates to MQTLLQDLRYGARMLMKKPGFTLIAVITLALGIGATTAIFSVVNGVLLRPLDYQDPQQIVTLLSRGRGPVSPANFLDMKANSQSFTQMAAAEAWGGTLSSQDHPEEVAGLRMGDGLFDLLGVQPMYGRTLEADDFQPGRDHVLVLSHKLWQRAFGGDPGIVGQTLTLSGESYTVVGVMPPQFQFPPFWSTRAEMWAPLDLRNRATNRGGSSLRVFGRLKPGVSMSQAQAEIAATSAQLAQSYPEENSGLDIRVDPLNEKVVGNVRPALLILSGAVGFVLLIACANVACLLLARSAARQKEIAVRVAMGASRQRILRQLLTESLLLSLCGAAVGLLLAVWGVDLLKALLAGNSTSFSVRLPRLSEIKIDAVVFGFTLLVTVLTGMLFGLAPALGASKPNLNETLKEGGRSTTTGRRRLRETLVVAELALALVMLVGAGLLMNSFLKLQAVDPGLNPRNLLTMTVSLAGAPRYAGPAREAFYRSLTEQLTALPGVESASAINHLPLAGDVWSRALSIEGRPLPPPGQRDATIWRVSRPDYFRAMGIPLRAGREFNERDSADAPAVAIINEAVARRYWPTEDAIGKRITLDDPGTPSPRWLTVIGVARDVKQESWTSEPQNEVYTAFQQTPAFFANTARQYTSMTIVVRTTGEPASLAAAMQDKVRTMDASLPVSNVVSMEQVIADTLWQPRFNLQLIGVFAGVALLLAAIGLYGVMAYSVAQRTQEIGLRMALGAQGRDVLKMVVGQGMRLALLGVTLGLIASAALTRVMTGLLFGVSATDPTTFAGVALILALVALGACFVPARRATRVDPMIALRYE, encoded by the coding sequence ATGCAAACCCTGTTGCAAGACTTGCGCTACGGCGCGCGGATGTTGATGAAGAAACCCGGCTTCACCCTGATTGCCGTCATCACGCTGGCCCTGGGGATTGGCGCGACGACGGCCATCTTTTCGGTCGTCAATGGTGTCCTGCTGCGCCCGCTCGATTATCAAGACCCGCAGCAGATCGTCACGCTGTTGAGCAGAGGGCGGGGGCCGGTCTCGCCGGCGAACTTCCTCGACATGAAAGCAAACAGCCAGAGCTTCACGCAGATGGCGGCGGCGGAAGCCTGGGGCGGCACCCTTTCAAGCCAGGACCACCCCGAAGAGGTCGCCGGGTTGCGCATGGGCGATGGGCTTTTCGATCTGCTCGGCGTTCAGCCGATGTACGGGCGTACGCTCGAAGCCGATGACTTTCAACCGGGCCGCGACCATGTGCTGGTGCTGAGTCACAAGCTCTGGCAGCGGGCCTTCGGCGGCGACCCCGGCATCGTCGGGCAGACGCTCACACTGAGCGGCGAAAGTTACACTGTGGTTGGCGTGATGCCGCCACAGTTTCAATTCCCCCCTTTCTGGTCAACGCGCGCAGAGATGTGGGCGCCGCTCGACCTGCGCAACCGCGCCACCAATCGCGGCGGCAGCTCATTGCGCGTCTTTGGGCGTTTGAAGCCGGGCGTCAGCATGAGCCAGGCGCAAGCCGAGATTGCCGCGACCAGCGCGCAGCTCGCCCAGTCTTACCCGGAGGAGAATAGCGGCCTCGACATCCGCGTTGACCCATTAAACGAGAAAGTCGTCGGCAACGTGCGCCCGGCGCTGTTGATCCTGTCCGGGGCGGTCGGGTTCGTCCTGCTGATCGCCTGCGCCAATGTGGCTTGCCTGTTACTCGCGCGGTCAGCGGCGCGACAGAAAGAGATCGCCGTGCGCGTCGCGATGGGCGCGAGCCGCCAGCGCATCCTCCGCCAGTTGTTGACCGAAAGCCTGTTGCTCTCGCTGTGCGGCGCGGCGGTCGGTCTTCTACTCGCCGTCTGGGGCGTGGACTTGCTCAAAGCCCTGCTGGCGGGCAACAGCACCAGCTTCAGCGTCCGCCTGCCGCGTCTGAGCGAGATCAAGATCGACGCCGTGGTCTTCGGCTTCACACTCTTAGTTACAGTGTTGACCGGCATGCTCTTTGGCCTGGCCCCGGCGCTCGGCGCATCGAAGCCGAATTTGAACGAGACGCTCAAAGAGGGCGGGCGCAGCACGACCACCGGGCGTCGGCGCTTGCGCGAAACGCTGGTCGTCGCCGAGCTGGCGCTGGCGCTGGTGATGCTCGTAGGCGCCGGTCTGCTGATGAACAGCTTTTTGAAGCTACAGGCGGTCGATCCGGGGCTCAATCCGCGCAACCTGCTGACGATGACCGTTTCGCTTGCGGGCGCGCCCCGGTACGCCGGCCCGGCGCGCGAAGCCTTTTACCGCAGCTTGACCGAACAGCTCACGGCATTGCCGGGCGTCGAATCGGCGAGCGCCATCAATCACCTGCCGCTGGCCGGCGATGTCTGGAGCAGGGCGCTGAGCATCGAAGGCCGCCCGTTGCCGCCACCGGGACAACGCGACGCCACCATCTGGCGCGTCAGCCGCCCGGATTACTTTCGCGCGATGGGCATTCCTCTGCGCGCCGGGCGCGAGTTCAACGAACGCGACAGCGCCGACGCGCCCGCCGTCGCCATCATCAATGAAGCGGTGGCGCGCCGTTACTGGCCGACCGAAGACGCCATCGGCAAGCGCATCACGCTGGATGATCCGGGCACGCCGTCGCCGCGATGGCTCACCGTCATCGGCGTCGCCAGGGATGTCAAGCAGGAGAGCTGGACGAGCGAGCCACAAAACGAAGTCTATACGGCCTTCCAACAGACCCCGGCTTTCTTCGCGAACACGGCCCGGCAGTACACTTCAATGACCATCGTCGTCCGCACGACGGGCGAGCCTGCCAGCCTGGCGGCGGCGATGCAGGATAAGGTCAGGACGATGGACGCCAGCCTGCCGGTCTCGAACGTCGTGAGCATGGAGCAGGTGATAGCCGACACACTCTGGCAGCCGCGTTTCAATTTGCAATTGATCGGAGTCTTTGCGGGCGTGGCGCTGTTGCTGGCCGCCATCGGCCTGTATGGCGTGATGGCGTACTCGGTCGCGCAGCGCACACAGGAAATCGGCTTGCGCATGGCGCTGGGCGCGCAGGGGCGCGACGTTCTCAAGATGGTCGTGGGTCAGGGCATGAGGCTGGCGCTGTTGGGCGTGACGCTGGGACTGATCGCCTCGGCAGCGCTAACCCGCGTGATGACCGGCTTGCTGTTCGGGGTCAGCGCTACCGACCCGACGACATTTGCCGGCGTCGCCTTGATCCTCGCCTTAGTGGCTCTGGGAGCCTGTTTCGTGCCGGCCCGCCGCGCCACTCGCGTAGACCCGATGATCGCGCTGCGCTACGAATAG
- a CDS encoding ABC transporter permease, whose translation METLTKDLRYAVRMLLKGRMVTVIALLALTLGIGANTAIFSVINAVLIKPLPYPQPEQLVRVYEKSPQFEQMSVSYLNFLDWQRESRAFEHMAVFRHQPFNITGGAEPERVTGRLISADFLATLGVRPALGRDLRAEDDRRGAGPVVMLSHGFWQRRFGGDANILDKPLTINGKEYTVIGILPASFKFYSPVDLFVPIGVQDDVSLQVRDFHPGLRVIARLRQGATLAEARDEMQGIAAALEQQYPASNTHQGVAMVTMHDDLVHDIKPVLLLLLGAVGLVLLIACANVANLLLARAAARQKEMAIRTALGASRWRIVRQLLTESVLLSAIGGGLGLLVAMWGTDALIALIPDTIPRADDIGLDARVMLFTLFISALTGCVFGLIPALHVSKPNLNETLKEGGRTAATMRQGVRNALVVVEVGFALVLLIGAGLLIRSLMAVRNVAPGVNPRNVITMQIPLSSNVYDDATKVRNFFDHMLERLQATPGVQAVAITANMPFIGDDSEAPFWVGNGPRPAPEAIQWALMNPVSAGYAEAMGIPLKRGRFITRQDTKDTPHIAVIDEYMARDLFPGEDPVGKRMTIPGNDKMADIPFEIVGVVGHVKHFGLDAQKEIPFQFYMPYVQIPDDFITGFLGMGLVARTAGDPMAAVGPMKEAILTVDKDQPVTAVRSMEQVLADSLSQRRFTMLLLGLFAALALVLASVGIYGVMSYTVTQRTHEIGVRMALGARPADVLGLVVAQGMAIAGVGVGIGLAAALALTRLMSSFLFGVSATDPLTFIAIPLILAGVALGACFVPARRATRVDPMVALRYE comes from the coding sequence ATGGAGACGCTAACGAAAGACCTGCGCTATGCGGTGCGGATGCTGCTCAAAGGGCGAATGGTTACGGTCATTGCGCTACTGGCGTTGACGCTCGGCATCGGCGCTAACACGGCCATCTTCAGCGTCATTAATGCAGTGCTGATCAAGCCGCTGCCCTACCCACAGCCGGAACAACTGGTGCGCGTTTACGAAAAGTCGCCACAGTTCGAGCAGATGTCGGTTTCTTATCTGAACTTCCTCGACTGGCAGCGCGAGTCGAGAGCCTTTGAGCACATGGCGGTCTTTCGCCACCAGCCCTTCAACATCACGGGCGGTGCCGAACCCGAGCGCGTCACCGGCAGGTTGATCTCCGCAGACTTTCTCGCAACCCTCGGTGTGCGCCCGGCGCTGGGGCGCGACCTGCGCGCCGAAGACGACCGGCGCGGCGCCGGGCCTGTCGTGATGCTCAGCCACGGCTTCTGGCAGCGGCGCTTTGGCGGCGACGCTAACATCCTCGACAAGCCGCTGACGATCAACGGCAAAGAATACACGGTCATCGGCATCCTGCCGGCGAGCTTCAAGTTCTATTCGCCGGTCGATCTCTTTGTGCCCATCGGCGTACAGGATGACGTTTCGTTGCAGGTGCGCGACTTTCATCCCGGCCTGCGCGTCATCGCGCGACTGCGCCAGGGCGCGACCCTCGCGGAAGCCCGCGACGAGATGCAAGGCATCGCCGCGGCGCTCGAACAACAATATCCGGCATCGAACACCCATCAGGGCGTGGCGATGGTTACGATGCACGATGACCTCGTGCATGACATCAAGCCTGTGCTGCTGCTATTGCTCGGCGCAGTCGGGCTGGTGCTGTTGATCGCCTGCGCCAACGTCGCCAATCTGTTGCTGGCGCGCGCCGCCGCCCGCCAGAAAGAGATGGCCATACGCACGGCGTTGGGTGCGAGCCGCTGGCGCATCGTCCGCCAGTTGCTCACTGAAAGCGTCCTGCTGTCGGCGATTGGCGGCGGCCTCGGGCTGCTGGTGGCGATGTGGGGAACGGACGCGCTGATCGCGCTGATCCCCGACACCATCCCGCGCGCCGATGACATCGGCCTGGATGCCCGCGTGATGTTGTTTACATTGTTCATCTCGGCGCTGACCGGCTGCGTCTTCGGGTTGATCCCGGCGCTGCATGTCTCCAAGCCCAACTTGAACGAGACATTGAAAGAGGGCGGGCGCACGGCGGCGACCATGCGCCAGGGCGTGCGTAACGCGCTGGTCGTCGTCGAAGTCGGCTTCGCGCTGGTCTTGTTAATCGGCGCGGGGCTGTTGATCCGCAGCCTGATGGCTGTGCGCAACGTCGCCCCCGGCGTCAACCCGCGGAACGTCATCACCATGCAGATACCGCTGTCGTCGAACGTCTATGACGACGCGACGAAGGTGAGAAACTTCTTTGACCACATGCTCGAACGCTTGCAGGCGACGCCGGGCGTGCAAGCGGTCGCCATCACCGCCAACATGCCCTTCATCGGCGACGACAGCGAAGCGCCGTTCTGGGTCGGCAACGGTCCGCGCCCTGCGCCCGAAGCGATTCAATGGGCGCTGATGAACCCTGTGAGCGCCGGCTACGCTGAGGCGATGGGCATCCCGCTAAAGCGCGGCAGGTTCATCACCCGCCAGGACACCAAGGACACGCCGCACATCGCCGTCATTGATGAATACATGGCGCGCGACCTCTTCCCCGGCGAAGACCCGGTCGGTAAGCGCATGACCATTCCCGGCAACGACAAGATGGCCGACATCCCGTTTGAGATCGTCGGCGTCGTCGGCCACGTCAAGCATTTCGGGCTGGACGCGCAGAAAGAGATTCCCTTCCAGTTCTATATGCCTTACGTGCAGATACCCGATGACTTCATCACAGGCTTTCTCGGCATGGGCCTGGTCGCGCGCACGGCCGGCGACCCGATGGCGGCCGTCGGGCCGATGAAAGAAGCGATTCTCACCGTAGATAAAGATCAACCGGTTACTGCCGTGCGCTCGATGGAGCAGGTGCTGGCCGACTCGTTGTCGCAGCGGCGCTTCACCATGCTGCTGCTTGGCCTGTTCGCCGCCCTGGCGCTGGTGCTGGCCTCCGTAGGCATCTACGGCGTGATGAGCTACACGGTGACGCAACGCACGCATGAGATCGGCGTTCGCATGGCACTCGGCGCGCGGCCTGCCGATGTGCTAGGGTTGGTGGTCGCTCAGGGCATGGCGATTGCGGGCGTCGGCGTCGGCATTGGGCTTGCGGCGGCGCTGGCGCTGACGCGCTTGATGTCGAGTTTCCTCTTTGGCGTCAGCGCGACTGACCCGCTAACTTTTATTGCTATCCCGCTCATTCTGGCGGGGGTGGCTCTGGGAGCCTGTTTCGTGCCAGCTCGCCGGGCAACGCGCGTAGACCCGATGGTCGCGCTGCGATACGAGTAA
- a CDS encoding ABC transporter permease — protein sequence MQDLRYGLRMLLKRPGFSLVAVLTLALGIGANTTIFSFVNAILLRPLPYKNAERLVVPVSVNPARGYDNSSVTYADYLDWKNEGIFEQVAALSLLSAADLASGDAEPERVQVAAVTPEYFAVMGSEAKIGRTFGDGDYNSPGPASAVIITYGLWQRRFGGDADIINQKIYLNGRPYPVVGVMPPDSTWPEDRDVIVPLAIPNPGPDELRRDNMIYSAIARLKADVPPAQVNAAMAGIAARLEQEYPESRQGWSNRTVSLRDYVVGNQLRSSLLILLAVVACVLLIACVNVANLMLVRAAAREREMAIRLALGAGRGRLIRQLLTESLMLAVAGGGAGLLLAIWGVDLLKSVAPYGTPRLAQVHVDVSVLWFTVAASLGTALICGLIPALQSSRADLQQALKESSRSATGGTRSRFVRNALVVSEIALSLVLLIGAGLAIRSFMRVQQVDPGLKTERLLTMELNVPSVRYPDRPRVAAFYRDLLASVQATPGVESVAATSALPLGGGGFYLGRSFLVEGQPEPPASADYAAQWNVITPGYFKTTGMRLIAGRDFDEHDGLNTTPVIIINQTLARDIFGDASALGKRIRSWRDENQLREIVGVVEDVRYYGRDDKLRGLVYVPHTQNAWRTMTLTVRTQADPAGVVSAIRGQIAAVDSGLAVANLETMTTILNRSVAPRRASMLLLAAFGSIAALLAVIGIYGVLSYTVAQRAQEIGVRIALGARSSDVLRLVIGQGMKLTLIGVGIGLGAAFALTRLMASLLYGTSTTDPLTFSAIAILLTLVALLACYVPARRATKVDPLVALRYE from the coding sequence ATGCAGGATTTGCGGTACGGCTTGCGAATGCTGTTAAAGCGGCCCGGTTTCAGTCTGGTGGCCGTGCTGACGTTGGCGCTCGGCATTGGCGCCAACACAACGATCTTCAGTTTCGTCAACGCCATTCTGCTGCGCCCGCTGCCCTACAAAAACGCCGAGCGGCTGGTGGTGCCGGTTTCGGTCAATCCGGCGCGCGGCTATGACAACTCTTCGGTCACTTACGCCGATTACCTGGACTGGAAGAATGAAGGCATCTTCGAGCAGGTCGCCGCGCTTAGCCTGCTGAGCGCCGCCGATCTGGCGAGCGGCGACGCCGAGCCTGAACGTGTGCAGGTGGCAGCGGTCACGCCGGAATACTTCGCCGTCATGGGCAGCGAAGCGAAGATCGGGCGAACCTTTGGCGATGGCGATTACAACTCGCCCGGCCCGGCGTCTGCCGTGATTATCACCTATGGCCTGTGGCAGCGGCGCTTCGGCGGTGACGCCGACATCATCAATCAGAAGATCTATCTCAATGGCCGCCCCTATCCGGTCGTCGGCGTGATGCCGCCGGATTCGACCTGGCCCGAAGACCGCGACGTGATCGTGCCGCTAGCGATTCCGAATCCCGGCCCCGACGAACTGCGGCGCGACAACATGATCTATTCTGCCATCGCGCGCCTGAAGGCAGACGTGCCGCCGGCGCAGGTCAACGCGGCGATGGCTGGCATCGCCGCGCGGCTTGAACAAGAGTATCCCGAATCGCGGCAGGGCTGGAGCAACCGCACCGTCAGCCTGCGCGATTATGTCGTCGGCAACCAACTGCGTAGCTCGCTGCTCATCCTGCTGGCGGTGGTCGCCTGCGTGTTGCTGATCGCCTGCGTCAACGTCGCTAACCTCATGCTGGTGCGCGCGGCGGCGCGCGAGCGCGAGATGGCCATCCGGCTGGCGCTCGGAGCGGGGCGCGGGCGATTGATCCGGCAACTGCTGACCGAGAGCCTGATGCTGGCCGTCGCCGGCGGCGGCGCAGGGCTGCTGCTGGCCATCTGGGGCGTGGACCTGTTGAAGTCGGTCGCGCCCTACGGCACGCCGCGACTGGCGCAAGTTCATGTTGATGTTAGCGTACTATGGTTCACGGTCGCCGCGTCGCTGGGCACGGCACTCATCTGCGGATTGATCCCGGCGCTGCAATCTTCGCGCGCAGACCTACAGCAGGCGCTCAAGGAATCGTCGCGCAGCGCCACGGGCGGCACGCGCAGCCGCTTTGTGCGCAACGCGCTGGTCGTTTCAGAGATCGCCCTGTCGCTGGTTTTGCTGATCGGCGCCGGCCTGGCGATCCGCAGCTTTATGCGCGTTCAACAGGTTGATCCGGGATTAAAGACTGAGCGCTTGCTCACAATGGAACTGAATGTGCCGAGCGTGCGCTATCCCGACCGCCCGCGGGTTGCCGCTTTTTACAGAGACTTGCTCGCGAGCGTCCAGGCGACGCCGGGCGTCGAATCCGTAGCCGCCACCTCGGCCCTGCCGCTGGGCGGCGGTGGTTTTTACCTGGGGCGCTCGTTCCTCGTCGAAGGTCAGCCGGAGCCGCCGGCGAGCGCCGATTATGCCGCGCAATGGAATGTCATCACGCCCGGCTACTTCAAGACCACCGGCATGCGGCTGATCGCCGGGCGCGACTTTGACGAGCACGACGGGCTCAACACCACCCCGGTCATCATCATCAACCAGACGCTGGCGCGGGACATCTTCGGCGATGCGAGCGCCCTCGGCAAGCGCATACGCTCGTGGCGCGACGAGAACCAGTTGCGCGAGATCGTCGGCGTCGTCGAAGACGTACGCTACTATGGCCGCGACGATAAATTGCGCGGTCTGGTCTACGTGCCGCACACGCAGAACGCCTGGCGCACGATGACGCTGACGGTGCGCACGCAGGCTGACCCGGCGGGCGTCGTCAGCGCCATCCGCGGCCAGATCGCCGCGGTCGATAGCGGCCTGGCGGTTGCCAATCTCGAAACCATGACGACGATACTCAATCGCTCGGTCGCGCCGCGCCGCGCCAGTATGTTATTGCTGGCGGCCTTCGGCAGCATCGCGGCGTTGCTGGCGGTGATCGGCATCTACGGCGTGCTTTCCTACACGGTGGCGCAGCGGGCGCAAGAGATCGGCGTGCGCATCGCGCTGGGGGCGCGCTCAAGCGATGTGCTGCGGCTGGTGATCGGCCAGGGCATGAAACTGACGCTCATCGGCGTCGGCATCGGACTCGGCGCGGCCTTCGCGCTGACGCGGTTGATGGCCAGTCTGCTCTATGGCACCAGCACCACCGACCCGCTGACTTTCAGCGCGATTGCGATCCTGCTAACCCTGGTCGCGCTGCTGGCCTGCTACGTCCCGGCGCGGCGAGCAACGAAAGTAGACCCGCTGGTGGCTTTGCGATACGAATGA